In Ostrea edulis chromosome 4, xbOstEdul1.1, whole genome shotgun sequence, a single window of DNA contains:
- the LOC125669507 gene encoding multiple epidermal growth factor-like domains protein 10: MHTPVFLIHVAVGLISSYGYQIISRKKETEQASEKSDCQGVEICHLFQSSNAVDADINTCTRTKEIGFTSPDKWTWWYVDLENILSIYSIRIQFKDYGERYVMRQTGRFAGFSLYISNTTIKEDGYLCYKNGPELPTLDFSTTCVKHGRYVIFYNERLDGTTYPTGYQITTVYTELCEVTVTGCKESGVYGYNCDVPCLNNCQELRCDIVNGTCVGCTAGWVGEFCNKYCPAGYYGLQCRSTCTGHCRDNLSCNHTTGQCDYGCGKEWTGLHCNTQCPGCVHNCSGQCLSYRPCNRTTGRCDGGCNPGYTGELCDKVGRYGLNCSEICSSRCRSESNHCNHRDGHCEHGCDDGFQGSTCEESFVIELVA; encoded by the exons ATGCATACACCTGTCTTTCTCATACATGTAGCAGTGGGATTGATTTCGTCATATGGATACC AAATCATATCTCGGAAAAAGGAGACCGAGCAGGCTAGTGAAAAATCCGACTGCCAAGGAGTTGAAATATGTCACTTATTCCAATCCAGTAATGCTGTAGATGCAGATATTAACACGTGTACAAGGACAAAAGAAATAGGGTTTACTTCTCCAGATAAATGGACATGGTGGTATGTTGACCTTGAGAATATACTCAGCATCTACAGCATCAGAATACAGTTCAAAGACTATGGAGAACGATATG TAATGAGACAAACGGGACGTTTTGCTGGTTTCTCACtctatatttcaaatacaactATAAAAGAGGATGGGTATCTATGTTACAAGAACGGACCAGAGTTACCGACCTTGGATTTCAGTACAACTTGTGTCAAACATGGACGTTACGttatattttacaatgaaagACTTGACGGAACAACTTATCCTACCGGATATCAAATAACTACAGTTTACACTGAATTATGTGAAGTAACTGTAACAG GTTGTAAAGAATCCGGTGTGTATGGATATAACTGTGATGTACCTTGTCTAAACAACTGTCAGGAATTGAGATGTGACATTGTCAACGGAACTTGTGTGGGTTGTACTGCAGGATGGGTAGGAGAGTTTTGTAACAAAT ACTGTCCAGCTGGATATTACGGTTTACAGTGTAGATCTACGTGTACTGGACACTGCAGAGACAACCTGTCCTGTAATCACACCACTGGACAATGTGACTATGGCTGTGGTAAAGAATGGACAGGACTACATTGCAACACAC AGTGTCCTGGTTGTGTGCATAACTGTAGTGGACAGTGTCTGAGTTACCGCCCCTGTAACAGAACCACTGGAAGATGTGACGGAGGCTGTAATCCAGGATACACCGGAGAACTCTGTGACAAAG TTGGCCGGTACGGACTGAATTGTTCAGAGATCTGCAGTTCAAGGTGCCGATctgaaagtaatcattgtaACCATAGAGACGGACATTGTGAACATGGATGTGACGATGGATTCCAAGGAAGTACATGTGAAGAAA GTTTTGTAATTGAGCTAGTGGCCTGA